A stretch of Aedes aegypti strain LVP_AGWG chromosome 2, AaegL5.0 Primary Assembly, whole genome shotgun sequence DNA encodes these proteins:
- the LOC5566967 gene encoding uncharacterized protein LOC5566967 yields MLSTSMSSRQILLGLALLLCVVKLTTGRPQNAIDNQDAPEINLNELRKLYSNYNPYVSNSLDDYGLDRLQLQLLAQYAQSNAIGGAGGWDQLYRAPEMKRQIRYRQCYFNPISCFKK; encoded by the exons ATGCTGTCCACCAGTATGAGCTCgagacagattctgctcggCCTGGCCCTGTTGCTGTGTGTAGTCAAATTGACCACCGGACGACCACAAAACGCAATCGACAACCAG GATGCCCCCGAGATAAACCTAAACGAGCTGCGAAAGCTGTACTCCAACTACAACCCGTACGTGTCGAACTCACTGGATGACTATGGACTGGATCGGTTACAGCTGCAACTGCTGGCTCAGTACGCCCAAAGCAA TGCCATCGGAGGAGCTGGCGGTTGGGACCAGCTGTACCGCGCCCCGGAGATGAAACGCCAGATTCGGTACCGTCAGTGTTACTTCAACCCGATTTCCTGCTTCAAGAAGTAA